A single genomic interval of Pseudochaenichthys georgianus chromosome 3, fPseGeo1.2, whole genome shotgun sequence harbors:
- the LOC117464331 gene encoding CD151 antigen-like isoform X1: MGVYEEKKETCGTICLKYLLFAFNFLFWLAGGVVMGVGVWTLLEKSDYISLLSSKTYAASAYILVLAGAIVMVTGVLGCCATFKEQRRLLRVYFVLLLCIFLLEILAGVLAYIYYQQLNQELKQNLRETMTQKYQQSTHEHITSAVDKLQEEFKCCGSNSSSDWAESVWIRSREAEGRVVPDSCCKSLTTFCGRRDHPSNIYKVEGGCISKLEKFILDHLKIIGAVGVGIACVQVIGMVFTCCLYRSLKAEPY, from the exons ATGGGGGTCTATGAGGAGAAGAAGGAAACATGTGGAACCATCTGCCTGAAATACCTCCTGTTTGCCTTCAACTTTCTCTTTTGG CTGGCAGGCGGCGTAGTGATGGGGGTGGGTGTTTGGACCTTGCTTGAGAAGAGCGACTACAtcagcctcctctcctccaaGACCTACGCTGCCTCCGCCTACATACTGGTCCTGGCTGGAGCCATCGTCATGGTAACAGGCGTGCTGGGCTGCTGTGCCACCTTCAAGGAGCAGAGGAGGCTACTGCGAGTG TACTTCGTCCTGCTGCTGTGTATCTTCCTGTTGGAGATCCTGGCTGGCGTCCTGGCTTATATCTACTACCAGCAG CTGAATCAGGAGCTGAAGCAGAACCTGAGGGAGACCATGACCCAGAAGTATCAGCAGAGCACCCACGAGCACATCACCAGTGCGGTGGACAAGCTGCAGGAGGAG TTTAAGTGCTGTGGCAGCAACAGTTCGTCGGACTGGGCTGAGAGCGTGTGGATCCGCTCCAGAGAGGCGGAGGGCCGCGTGGTGCCTGACAGCTGCTGCAAGAGTCTCACCACGTTCTGTGGCCGCAGGGACCACCCGTCCAACATCTACAAGGTGGAG GGGGGGTGCATCTCCAAACTGGAGAAATTCATCCTGGACCATCTGAAGATCATCGGAGCAGTGGGTGTTGGGATAGCCTGCGTACAG GTCATAGGGATGGTGTTTACATGCTGCCTATATCGAAGTCTAAAGGCAGAGCCGTACTAA
- the LOC117464331 gene encoding CD151 antigen-like isoform X2, whose translation MGVYEEKKETCGTICLKYLLFAFNFLFWLAGGVVMGVGVWTLLEKSDYISLLSSKTYAASAYILVLAGAIVMVTGVLGCCATFKEQRRLLRVLNQELKQNLRETMTQKYQQSTHEHITSAVDKLQEEFKCCGSNSSSDWAESVWIRSREAEGRVVPDSCCKSLTTFCGRRDHPSNIYKVEGGCISKLEKFILDHLKIIGAVGVGIACVQVIGMVFTCCLYRSLKAEPY comes from the exons ATGGGGGTCTATGAGGAGAAGAAGGAAACATGTGGAACCATCTGCCTGAAATACCTCCTGTTTGCCTTCAACTTTCTCTTTTGG CTGGCAGGCGGCGTAGTGATGGGGGTGGGTGTTTGGACCTTGCTTGAGAAGAGCGACTACAtcagcctcctctcctccaaGACCTACGCTGCCTCCGCCTACATACTGGTCCTGGCTGGAGCCATCGTCATGGTAACAGGCGTGCTGGGCTGCTGTGCCACCTTCAAGGAGCAGAGGAGGCTACTGCGAGTG CTGAATCAGGAGCTGAAGCAGAACCTGAGGGAGACCATGACCCAGAAGTATCAGCAGAGCACCCACGAGCACATCACCAGTGCGGTGGACAAGCTGCAGGAGGAG TTTAAGTGCTGTGGCAGCAACAGTTCGTCGGACTGGGCTGAGAGCGTGTGGATCCGCTCCAGAGAGGCGGAGGGCCGCGTGGTGCCTGACAGCTGCTGCAAGAGTCTCACCACGTTCTGTGGCCGCAGGGACCACCCGTCCAACATCTACAAGGTGGAG GGGGGGTGCATCTCCAAACTGGAGAAATTCATCCTGGACCATCTGAAGATCATCGGAGCAGTGGGTGTTGGGATAGCCTGCGTACAG GTCATAGGGATGGTGTTTACATGCTGCCTATATCGAAGTCTAAAGGCAGAGCCGTACTAA